CGTCTCGCTGCTCGGGGATCGCGACGACGTCGCCGTCCTTCGTACCTTCTCGAAGGCCTACGGGCTCGCTGGGCTCCGGCTGGGCTACGCCGTCGTTCCAGGTGCCTGGGCCGACGCCTACGCGAAAGTGAACACGCCGTTCGCCGCGAGCGCGCTCGCCTGCCGGGCGGGTCTCGCCGCGCTCGACGATCGGGAGCACGTCGAGCGCTCGGTCGAGATCGCGACCGAGAGCCGGGAGTACATGTACGAGGGCCTCGACGCGCCGACCTGGGAGAGCGAGGGGAACTTCGTGCTCTGTGAGGTCGGCGACGCGAGCGCGATCGCCGACGAGCTCCAGCGCCGGGGGATCATCGTCCGGGACTGTACGAGCTTCGGGCTGCCCGCCTGCATCAGGATCACCTGCGGGACCGAAGAGGAGACCGAGCGCGCGGTCGAGGCCGTGAACGACGTGCTCGCGGAGGTCCCCGCGTGAGAGTCGCCGTCACCGGCACTCCGGGGACGGGGAAGACGACGGCGGTCTCGTTCGTGGAGACCGACCTCGAGGTGGTCCACGCGAACGACGTGATCCGCGAGGAAGGTCTCTACACCGAGGTCGACGAGGGGAGAGGGAGCCTCGTGGCGGACCTCGACGCGCTCTCCGACTGGCTCGACGAGCGCGAGGTCGAGGGATCGCTCGTGGAGTCACACCTCTCTCACCACCTCGATCCCGGTACCGTAATCGTGCTCCGGTGTCGGCCGGACCTCCTGGAGAGCCGACTCAGAGAGCGCGGGGGGTCCGCTGGGAAAGCGAGCGAGAACGCGGAGGCGGAGGCGCTCGACCTGGTGCTCTCGGAGGCGGTGAGCGGGGTCGGGATCGAGAACGTCTACGAGATCGACACGACCGAGAGCGCCCCCGAGTCGGTCGCTCGGGAGGTAGAACGGGTGCTCGCGGGCGAGCGCGAGCCGAGCGCCGGCGAGGTCGACTACGGGGCGTTCGTATGACGCTCGATCAGTTCCGACCGCACCTCGAGCGGGCGCTCGACCCGTTCGTCGGCGTGGCGGATCGCATCGGCCTCGGCCCGGACGACGTGAGCGTCATCGCGTTCGCGCTGGCGTGTTTCGCCGCCATCGCGTTCTACCTCGCGGGCGGGAACCCGACGTGGTACCTCGTGGGGGCGCTGTTGGTCCTCGGCAACGGCTGGCTCGACGTGCTCGACGGGGCACTCGCGCGCCGACAGGGGATCGCGTCCACCGCGGGCGACCTCCTCGACCACGTGCTCGACCGCTACGCCGACATCGTGATCGTCGCGGGCCTCGCCGCCGGTCTCGGGGCGTACGGCCTCGGGCTGGCGGCGGTGACGGGCGTGCTCATGACCTCGTACCTCGGGACGCAGGCGCAGGCGGTCGGCCTCGACCGGGTCTACGGCGGTCTGTTAGGACGAGCGGACCGACTCGCGCTCGTCGGGGCGGTGACCGCGCTCGCGACGTTCTTCCCAGGGAGCCTCGGCCCGCTCACGCTCGTCGGCTGGCTGCTCGTGCTGTTCGCGGTCGTCGGCCACCTGACCGCGCTCCAGCGATTTTACTACGCGCTCCTGGCGCTCCGCTGACCGGCAGACGTTTTATACGGGCAGCGCGTCTACCTCGGATATGGTCCAATGCGAGATGTGCGGCGCGGACACGCAGTCTCCGACGACCGTGAAGATCGAGGGCGCAGAGCTCGACGTCTGTAGCGAGTGTACGGACTTCGGGACGGAGGTGCGTCAGGCGTCCTCGAGTTCGGCGACGTCGAAGTACTCGACGTCGTCGGAGTCGGGGACCGCGTCTGGGTCGTCGTCCTCATCGACCGGGAGCGGCCAGGCGGGGGGCTCCACGCGCCGACGGCGCGACATGTTCGACGAGATGGAGGAGCTCGCGGCGGACTACGACCAGCGGATCAGGGAGGCGCGCGAGTCGCGCTCGCTCAGCCAGGAAGAGCTCGCGAAACAGCTCAACGAGAAGGCGAGCCTGATCCGCAAACTCGAACGCGGTGACATGCTCCCGAGCGACGAGGTCCAGCGGAAACTCGAACGCTCGCTCGAGATCTCGCTCGTCGAGGGCGGCTCGAGCGAGGAGACCGAGTGGGAGGGCGGCTCCTCCACCGGGAGCTACACGCTGGGCGACGTCGTCACCCGAAAGGACTGATACGGACTCGCTGTACCCGTGTAGCGCTCGGACCGAGCGACGGGTGCCGGTCCGACCGGTACGGACTACGGCAGTCCGTACGGGCTCTCGAAACCGATTAGTCGCCGGCGCACGGCTCTCGGATCGATGTTCGTTCTCGTCAACCTGAAGGCGTACGACTGCGATCCGGTAGCCATCGCCGAGGCCGCCCGCGACGTCGCCGAGGAGACGGAGACCAGAATCGCGGTCGCGCCACAGACCGCGGCGCTCTCCCGCGTCGCCGACACCGGCGTCGAGACCTGGGCACAGCACGTCGATTCGAACTCCCACGGCAGTCACACCGGGAGCGCGCTGGCCGAGGCCGCGGCCGAGGCGGGCGCGATCGGGACGCTGCTCAACCACTCCGAGAACCGCCTGAAGCTCGCGGACGTCGACGGCGGGATCGAGGCGGCCGAGCGGGTCGGCCTGGAGACGGTCGTCTGTGCGAACAACCCGGCCCAGACCGCGGCGGCCGCCGCACTCTCGCCCGACGCGGTCGCGGTCGAGCCGCCGGAGCTGATCGGCACCGGCACGCCCGTCAGCACGGCCGATCCCGACGTCGTCACGGACTCGGTCGAGGCCGCGGCCGCCGTCGACGAGGGGGTCGACGTGCTCTGTGGCGCGGGAATCTCGACCGGCGACGACGTCGTTGCCGCCCGCGACCTCGGCGCGTCGGGCGTGCTGCTCGCGAGCGGCGTCGCGAAGGCAGATGATCCGAGCGAGGCGCTCTCTGACCTCGTCGCCGACCTGTAACGGGGATCGGCCGTCGCAGGAAGCTTCATGGCTCCGGCGTGAGACTGCGGGACATGGCCGGGGAAGCGGCGCTGGCAGAGCCCACAGTTCTCGCTCACACCAAGCGCCGACTCTTCCCGGAGGCGACCGAGCCCGGGACGTACGCCGTCGTCGACACGCAGTTCTCGGCCGACGAGTGGCTCCCCGGACGCCCGATTCCGGGCCACGTCCGGGAGCGGCTCTCGCCGTTCAACCACGTCCGGCTCGGCTCGGGCTACCCGGACCTGGTCGGCGTCCGCCACCTCGACTCCGAGCTCCTGACGGTCGAGCGCTTCGGCGACGACCCGCCGCTGATCGCGGTCGAGGCGAAGGGACACACCGGAACCGGTACGGTGGACGTCGAACGCGGTGTCGTCCAGGCGTACGACAGGCTGCACGAGGCGAACGCGGCCTACGTCGCCGCACCCGCGTCCGCCGTCTCCCGGTCGACGCGAACCCTCGCCCGCGAACTCAACGTGGGGGTACTCGCCGTCGACCCGGGTGGGACCGTCGAACCGCTCGAACGCCCGCGCGTCGTCGGTAACCACTCCTCCGACGACGCGAGCGCGATCCGGTTCCAGGCGACCGCACAGGGCGTCGCCGACCGGTCGTTCGGCCTGAACCACCCGAAGAACTACCTCGCGTACCCGCTCGCGCTTGCCCACCGTGAGGACACCGCGGAGGTGCTGGCGGATCGAGTGGTGAGGGCGACCGACGGCGCCCGTCGAGGTGCGGCGTTCCTGGGGCTGATCGAGGAGCGGTTCGATCGGACGACGCTCACCCCGCTCGGGGAGGAGGTCGTCCGGTTCGCGCTCTCGCGGTACGACTCCATCGACGAGGCGCTCGGGGCGTTCGAGGACTGGAAACGCTCGCGGGCGCGGTTCTGCGATCTCGCACCTGAGTGGGGGCTGCTCACCAGACGCGTCGTCTGGGAGTACCCGGCGACGCCGCTGCTCGTGGGGGAGCTACAGGCGATGCACGGGGACGGGATCCCCGCGCCGTCGCTCGTAACGGTCGTCCGGTGGCTCCACGAGCAGTCCCCGACGTTCGCCGTCGAGCTGTTCCTCCGGGGAAGCGACGACGTCCGGCGTCGAGTCCTCGACCGGGACGGTTCGCTCCGGACGGGCGAACTCGCAGAGGGCTCCGTCTATCACTCGCCGACGGTGTTCCAGCTGAAGGCGGTGTTCTACCACGCCGGGATCCTGACCGAGCGGGGGGCGGAACCGAGCAGGCTCGACCCGGAGACGGACGTCTGGGCGCTCCGCGAGCCGCTCGACCCGGTCTGACCCGTGGGTTCCGGGCCGTCAGTCCGTCCGTTCGTACTCCTCCCGGCTGATCGAGTAGCGCACCTCGTCGGCGACCTCCTCGCCGTAGGGCACCCAGTTCCTGAGCGTACCCTCCCGCTTCCCGCCGTGGGCCTCGACGTACCGCTCGATCGCCGAGCGCGACTTCCCGTTCTCGACGTGGTGGGTGACCGAGACGAGTTCGAGGTCGAGCCGCTCGAACGCGAGGTCGATCATCGCCGCCGCCCGTTCGCCGGAGTAGCCCCGGCCCCAGAAGCGCTTTCTGAGCCAGAGCCCGAGATCCGCGCTCCGTCGGTCCCAGTCGAGGGTCAGCCCGCACGCGCCGGCTATCTCGCCGTCTCCCTCCTCGCCCTCCTTCGGCCGGATCGCGTACGTCGCCCCCTCGCCGTCGTCCCACCGTTTCTGGCACCCGTCGACGAACTCCGCGGTCTCCTTTACGGTGCTGTGTGGCCCCCACGGCATGTATCGGGTGACCTCCTCGATCCCCTCGTCCGCCGAGCAGATCCGGTAGAACGCGAAGAGGTCGACGTGTTCGTGCGAGAGCCGCGTGAGCGAGAGGCGCTCGGTCTCGATCCGTTCGGGAAAGAGGTCGCCCGTCATGGGTTCGGCTCACACCCTCCCGTGAAAAAGTTACCTTCCCCCGCTCACTCGAAGTCCGAGAGCGACGCCTGTCCCCCCGGCGTGGAGGGTGGCGATCGATCCTCGCTCGACCCGTCGGACCTCGCGCTCTCCTCGCCCCACGCGCCGAGGCTCGCCTGGTCGTCGTCGGAGAACTCGAGGTTCGAGACCCGGACGCCGACCTTCCGCACGCGCTCGCCCTCGAACTCCGAGAGCAGGTCGTGGGCGACCTGCCCGACGAGCGACGGGTCGTCGACCGGGCCCGAGAGCGAGCGCTCGCGGGTGTTCACCGAGAAGGGTGGCGTGACGACCTTGATTCCGATCGTCCGGTACATCGCTCCCTCGCTCCGTGTGCGCTCGGCGACCGCCGCAGCCAGTTCGCTCACCCGTTCGGCGACGAACCCGTACTCCTCGGTCGTCTCGAACGCCGATTCGCGCGAGAGGCTCTTCGGCCGTCCTCGGGGCGTCACGGCCCGGTCGTCCTCGCCGCGGGCCCGTCGATGGAGGTCGCGCCCGCGCTCGCCGAATTCGCTCGCCAGGTCGGCCTCGTCCGCGCTCGCCAGGTCGCCCGCGGTCTCGATCCCCCGATCCCGGAGGCTGCGGGCCGTGACCGGCCCGACGCCGTGGAGCTCCTCGATCGGGATCGGGGCGAGGAAACCCTCGACCTCCCCGGGCCGGACGACGACGCAGCCGTCGGGCTTCTCGGCGTCGCTCGCGACCTTCGCCGTGGACATGTTCGGCGCGACGCCGACGCTCACGGTCACCCCGACGTCGGCGGCGATCCGCTCGGTCAGGTCGCGGGCGAAGGCCTCCGCACCCTCCCAGTCGGTCCGTGTGCTCACGTCGAGGTAGGCCTCGTCGATCGATACCTCCCGGAAGACGTCGGCCGCCTCCCGGAGGTGCGCCCTGATCTCCTCGCTCACCGATTTGTAGTACCCCATGTCGACCGGTCGGTAGAAGCCCGCCTCGGAGACGTCGAGGTCCGGGTCCCGTGCGGCCTCGACCTTTCTGGGCAGGCGCTCCAGCGCGTCGGTGATCGGCTGGGCGCTCTCGACGCCGTAGGCTCTCGCCTCGTAGCTCGCCGTCGCGACCGCACCGCGGGTTTCGCCGGACTCGTAGCCCATCCCGACCACGACCGGCTCGCCACGGAGCGCGGGTTCGCGAAGCCGCTCGCAGGCGGCGTAGAAGCAGTCCACGTCCGCGTGGATCACGATCCGGACGGCGCGCTCCTCGGTCGACGCACCGGGAAGTCGCGCGTCACCCGCCATACTCCGGGTTCGAGGGCCGGGCGCCTTAGCCTTCTGAAAGCGGAGCGGAACTGATCCGGAGGGGGACGGTAATAACGTCGGAGCCCCTCCCGGTAGCTATGTCCGAGGAGATCCTGGAGTTCGAGGGCCGACAGACGAGGAGCGAGGTGGCCGTGTTCTGCCGGTCGCTCGCCGAACAGCTCGACGGCGACGGGCCGGTGACGTTAGCGGTCGGCGACCTGACCGCGACGGTGCGGCCGGCCTCGGAGCTGGACGTCGAACTCGAACTCGAACGCGAGTGGCACGAGGAGGACGAACAGGGAATCGAGTTCGAGCTCGAACTGGAGTGGACGGAGTCGACCGAGGAGCCGACGGTTCCCGCGGAGCGGGTGACGGCGATGCCGCCGCGTGAGCTTGGCGAGCGGGAGGGAGGAGACGGGAGCGCCGAGGGCGAGGAAGGGGAGGACGAGCCCGACGAGGCCGGCGAACCCGAGAGCAAGGGTCGGTTCGAACTCTTCGTCGACAGGGCCGGCGAGTGGCGCTGGCGGATGGTCCACCGGAACGGGAACGTGATCGCGACCGGCGCGGAGGGCTACTCCCGGAAGGCGAAGGCGAGACAGGGCTTGGAGAGCGTTCGGACGAACGCTCCGGGCGCGCCGGTCGTCGAGAAGTGATCATGCCCAGAACCGGCCGCGGACCCAGTCGGCGCTCGTCCTGGCGAGCGAGGGTGCGGGGACGGCCGCCATCTCCCGCTCGTCGAGGCGGAAGTCGAAGACCGCGAGCGTCTCCGCGAGTTGGTCCTCTCCCGCGGTCGTGACGACGACCATCCCCTGCTGGAGGAGCCAGCGGAGCGCGACCTGTGAGGGGGTCTTCCCGTAGCGTTCCCCGATCGCGACGAGGCGCTCGTCTCCGCTCACCCGGCCGTCGGTGAGCGGACAGCTGGCGGTGAGCAGGACGTCACGCTCGCGGCAGAACGACAGCAGCTCCTCGTGGACGCTGTAGGGGTGGTACTGCACGCGGTCGGTGAGGATCGGCGCGGGCGATAGTTTCAGGGCGCGCTCGAGCGCGCCACGGGTGAAGTTGCAGACGCCGAGGTGTCGCACCAGCCCCTCCTCCCTGAGTTCGGCCATCGCCCGGAGCGTCTCCGAGAGCGGGACGGTGAGGCTCGGGCGATGGATCGAGAGCACGTCGAGGTACTCGACGCCGAGGCGCTCTATGCTCTCGCGCGTCGAGCGGCGAACGTCCTCGTAGCGGTGGTTGCCGGCGTGAAGCTTCGTCGTGAGGAAACACGCCTCCCGGTCGACCCCCGAGGCGGCGAGCGCCCGACCGATCTCGCGCTCGTTGCCCGCTGCCTGTGCGGCGTCGACGTGGCGGTAGCCCATCGAGAGCGCACGGTCGACCGTCCGGACGCAGGCGTGATCGGTCAACCCGGCCGTCCCCAGGCCGAGCGAGGGCACCCGCTCGCCCGCCACCCCCACGTACTCCATACCACCGGAACGGGGATGAGAGACATAGTTACGCACACCCGAAACGAGTAGGATCGGCGTCACGTTCGGCGAGCCGAAAAGGATACGTTCGGTCGCTCCCGAGCGAGTTCTGACGAGGCACCGATCGTGCTCCAGACCACCCTCTCGATCCCCTGTGCAGCCCTCTCGCTCGCCCTGACGGCGTCGTTCTACACCGACGGCGAACTCGCCATCGCGGCGGCGGGCTCGACGCTCGTCTCGTACTACCTCATGGCCGCCTGCGGCGGGCTCCCCGAACGCGAGAAGTGGATCGGGCTCTAGTCCTGTTTGTGCGTGAACAGGAGGACCTCGTCGTCGTGGGTCGTCACGCAGAGGTCGAGCATCAGGCTGAGTTCGAGGCTGTTGTACTCCTCCTCGCAGACGACGAGGTCGTCGAACGGGCTTTCGCAGGCCGGACAGGCGACGCTGACCGTGTTCTGATACGTTCTGACGCCGTTCGCGCTCCCGCGCGGGGTCAACGAGGAGACGAGCCGTTCGTAGTCCGCGTCCTCCATGCGCACCGTCCGTCGGTGGTCGTGATAAGTCTACGCATACTCCGACGGTTCACCCCCGACACGACCGTTTAAGCCACCCGCGGTCGAGGCGAGCGCATGGGAGACGATCGACCACTCGACGGACGTGTCGTGCTCGTGACCGGCGCGAGTGCGGGTATCGGGCGGGAGTCGGCACGCGCGCTGGCACGCGACGGCGCGGACGTGGTGCTGAGCGCCCGACGCGAGGACCGGCTGATCGAGATCGCCGACGGGATCGAAACGGAAACCGAAAGCGAGACGCTGGTTCACACGGCCGACGTGACCGACGAGGCCGCGATCGAGGCGCTCGTCGAGCGCACCGTCTCCGAGTTCGGACGGCTCGACGTCGTCGTGGCGAACGCCGGGACCGGCACGGAGCCCGGCGTCGGCGTCGAGGAGCTGCCTACCGAACAGTACCGGACGGTCACCGGCGTCAACATCGACGGGATGTTCTTCACCGCCCGCGCAGCCCTCCCGCATCTCCGGGAGAGCGAGGGCGTGTTGATCTTCGTCGGAAGCTTCGCGGGACGCTTCCCGCGACCCGCGAGCCCGGTCTACGCCGCCTCGAAGTGGTGGACCCGTGGGTTCGCGCTGAGCCTCGCCGGACAGGTCGGCGAGGAGGGTGTCGGCGTCTCGGTCGTGAACCCTTCGGAGGTCAGGACCGAGTTCGGCAAGGAGTTCCGGGAGGAGGTCTCGAAGGACCGCTACGCCCCCGGCGAGGTGACCGAACCGGAAGAGGTGGCCGAGGCGGTCGCGTTCGCCGCCCGCCAGGAGTCGCCGAACGCCGCGACCGAGATCGACCTCTACCGTCGCGACAAGTTCACGGGGTTCTGAACTCCGGCGCCCGACGGAGCGGGCCGTCCGGACCACCGGTTCGATTCGGGGGAACGAACCGGCACGGCTTCTCACACTACCGATACGTCCGTATCGATCGCGACGAACCCTCGACCGTTCTGCACCGAGGGGGCCCGTCGGAATCCTACCGATTCGACATTTCGGCTCCGAAAGAGCCCTTCGGGGGTAGACGATGGTACCTGACGAGTTCTCTCACGTACCGACGGTGTCGAACTGCCGTGATGAGTACGGGGCGCGAGTCCTCTACCGACGAGGGTTTACGGATTCGGTAGTTCGCTTGGGATGCAGCGAAGGTTCCTTACCGAATCGAACAACATTAATAGGTTAAAGCGGCAACCACCCGGTGATGAGCAGAACCAACCAGGACTGGTGGCCGAACCAGTTGAACCTGAAGATCCTCGACCAGAACGCTCGCCAGGCGGGCCCGATGGACGAGGAGTTCGACTACGCCGAGGAGTTCCAGAAGCTCGACTACGAGCAGCTGAAGGCGGACATCGAGGACGTGATGACGACGTCCCAGGAGTGGTGGCCGGCGGACTACGGCCACTACGGGCCGCTGTTCATCCGGATGGCGTGGCACAGCGCCGGCACGTACCGCATCAGCGACGGTCGCGGCGGCGCGGCCGGCGGTACGCAGCGCTTTGCACCCCTCAACAGCTGGCCGGACAACGCGAACCTCGACAAGGCACGCCGAGTGCTCTGGCCGGTCAAACAGAAGTACGGTGACTCCCTCTCGTGGGCCGACCTGCTCGTCCTCTCCGGGAACGTCGCCCTGGAGTCGATGGGCTTCGAGACGTTCGGCTTCGCCGGCGGGCGCGAGGACGCCTTCGAGCCCGACGAGGCCGTCGACTGGGGGCCCGAAGAGGAGTGGGAGACCGCCGACCGATTCGACGAGGAGGACGACCTCGAGCACCCGCTCGCCGCCACGGTGATGGGGCTCATCTACGTGAACCCGGAGGGTCCGGAGGGGAACCCGGATCCGGAGTGGTCGGCCGACCGGATCCGACAGTCGTTCGGCCAGATGGCGATGAACGACGAGGAGACGGCGGCGCTCATCGCCGGCGGCCACACCTTCGGGAAGGTCCACGGCGCCGACGACCCCGACGAACACGTCGGTCCCGAGCCCGAGGCGGCTCCGATGGAGGCCCAGGGTCTCGGCTGGGAGAGCAGCCACGGCTCCGGAATGGGCGCCGAGACGATCACCAGCGGGATCGAGGGGCCGTGGAACGCCACGCCGACCCAGTGGGACATGGGCTACCTCGACAACCTGCTCGACCACGAGTGGGAGCCCGAGCGGGGTCCTGGCGGCGCGTGGCAGTGGACCACGACCGATGGCTCGCTCGACGGCGTCGCCCCGGGCACCGAGGATTCCTCCGAGAAGGAGGACGTGATGATGCTGACGACGGACATCGCGCTCAAGCGGGATCCGGAGTACCGGGAGATCATCGAAGGGTTCCGGGAGAACCCGCGGGAGTTCCAGGACGCCTTCGCGAAGGCCTGGTACAAGCTGATCCACCGCGACATGGGCCCGCCCTCGCGGCTCGTCGGCCCCGAAGTCCCGGACGAAGAGATGCTCTGGCAGGACCCGATCCCCGAGGCCGACTACGAACCCATCGGCGAGGACGAGATCGCCGAGCTGAAGGAGACGCTGCTCGAATCGGGGCTCTCGACCTCACAGCTGGTCAAGACCGCCTGGGCGTCGGCGTCGACCTACCGCGACAGCGACAAGCGCGGCGGCGCGAACGGTGCCCGGATCCGCCTCCGGCCGCAGCGGGACTGGGAGGCGAACGAACCCGATCAGCTGGCGACCGTGCTGGACACCGTCGAAGAGATCAGAGAGGAGTTCAACGCCTCGCGATCCGACGGCGTTCGGGTCTCGCTCGCGGACCTGATCGTGCTGGGCGGCAACGCGGCCATCGAGCAGGCGGCGGCCGACGCCGGCTACGATGTCGAGGTCCCGTTCGAGCCGGGACGGACGGACGCCTCACAGGAGCAGACCGACGTCGACTCGTTCGAGGCGCTCGAACCGCGGGTCGACGGGTTCCGCAACTACCTCGGGAACGAGCACGAGGAGCCGGCGGAGGAGCTGCTGGTCGACAAGGCCGACCTCCTGAACCTGACGGTCCACGAGATGACGGCGCTGGTCGGTGGAATGCGCGCACTCGGCGCGAACTACGACGACTCGGAGCTCGGCGTCTTCACCGACCGGCCGGGGACGCTGACCAACGACTTCTTCGTGACCCTGCTCGACATGGGCTACGAGTGGGCGACGTCCGAGGACTCCCAGGACATCATGGGATGGGAGGCCTCCGGGGACGCCCAGGCGGTCTACGAGCTACGCGACCGCGAGACGGGCGATGTCGAGTGGACCGGGACGCGCTTCGACCTCGTCTTCGGGTCGAACGCCCGGCTCCGCGCCATCTCCGAGGTCTACGCCAGCGACGACAACGAGGAGACGTTCGTCCACGACTTCGTCGAGACGTGGGGCAAAGTGATGCACCTCGATCGGTTCGACCTCGAGTGAGCCGCGGGTGAGAGTCAGGGCTAGCGGCCGCTTACGACGTCTCGGCGCAGTGTCGTAGCGGTCACCAGTTTGGGTTCACAATCGGGTCGTGAAGACGTGTCAAACGTGGTGGGACGCGAGGTCTCTACTAGTTCGCTCTTCCGTAGGAGATTGTTGTTACATTTCGGTTCGTCACTGACTGAGCCGAGATCGGGCTATGGAGCGGTTCGAAACCAATAGCTCAACTCATGGCAATCGGCAGAAGATCGCGAGACTGCGCTCCATCAACAATGTGCTACGAAAGAGCGATATCCGAAATCAGCTCGATTCCGCTACCGGTTCTTTAAAAGGAACTCCACGCCGTCTGTTCATTGGGAACTACGGCGCAGCCGTAGTGGACTCGCCGGGATTTGAACCCGGGGCCTCTCCCATGCCAAGGGAGTGATCTACCCCTGATCTACGAGCCCGCACCCTCCCGTATCCTCGGCCGAGTGATAAACGCTTCGAACGGCGGTAGTAAGACTTACCTGCCCGAGCGGCCGTGGTTCGGTGGGAACGGCACGGCTGCAAATCTGACCCGTTGCGCGCTGTCGCGCGACTCGAGATTGCAGTAGTGCGAGTGCTCTACTGCGGTCTGTGCGGTTCCTATCCTCACTATGGCACGAATGCACACCCGTCGTCGCGGCGCGTCCGGTTCGGACCGCCCGGCGTCAGACGAACCACCGGAGTGGAGCGACGTCGAAGCCGACGACGTCGAAGCGCGCGTCGTCGAACTCGCAGAGAGCGGACACCCGCCCGCGGTGATCGGCCTGAAACTCCGCGACGAGGGCGTCCGCGGGACACCCGTCCCGAACGTCAAACTCGCGACCGGGAAGAAGCTCACCGAGATCCTAGCGGAGAACGACGCCGAGCCCGACGTCCCGGAGGACCTGCGGAACCTGCTTGAGCGGGCGATCCGCCTGCGCGAACACATGGAGGAGAACCCACAGGACCACCAGAACAAGCGGGCGCTCCAGAACACGGAGTCGAAGGTCCGCCGGCTGGTCAGCTACTACCGCGGCGAGGAGATCCCGGAGGAGTTCCGGTACTCCTACGACGCGGCGAAACGCCTCCTCGGGGAGTGATGGCCGCGACGGATCGACCGAACGACCCGGACGCCCTCGGGGCGTCCGAACTCGCGACGGCGATAGCCGACGCGCCGTTCGTCAGGCTGCTCGCCCGCGCGGACGGCGCGTCCGTCGCGGCGGCGGGCCTGCTCGCCGCCGCCTGTACCGAGCGGTCGATCCCGTTCCAGGCCAGCGTCCGACCGACGGAGGGGAACGTCGCGGGGCGAGGTGACGGCCTCGTCGTCGGGATCGGGATCGATACCGACGGCTCGTCGGCGCTCACGTCGAACCGGACGCTCGCTGCGTACGAGAGCGCACTCGACCTCGGCTGCGATCCCGATCCGATCCTCGCGGCGGCCGGCCTCGTCGCCGACGGCGGGGATCTGACGACCGACGAAGGGGGGGATCTCTTGGCGGACGCGGCGATCGAGCGCAGGCCCGGCGTGGGCGTCCCCACCGCGGACGTATCCGACGGCCTCGCACACACGACGTTCGTGCACACGTCGTTCTCTGGCGACGAGACGGCAGCGGGAGCCGCACTCGCCGACCTGGAGGACGACGCGCCGGAGGCGGTCGCCTCGCTGCTCGCGCTCGCGACCATAGAGAGCTCCGAGGCGAGCGCGCGAGCGGCCGAGAGCGTCGAACGGGTACTCAGACCGCACGCGAGCCCGACCGTCCCCCTCGAGACGGTCGAGGGGCTGGCGGACGTCCTCGACTGTGTCGCCCGCGAGCGTCCCGGAACGGCGCTCGCGCTGGCGATGGGCCACGACGTCCGGGTCGAGGCGCTCGACGCCTGGCGGTGCCACGCGAAGCGAGCGCACACCGTTCTCGAGACGGCGACGACCGGCCGGTACGACGGCCTGTTCGTCGCGAGGGTCGAGTCGGGACCGATCGAGACGCTCGCCCGCCTCGTCCGCGACGTCCGTTCGCCCGAACCGGTCGCACTCGTCCTCGCGGAGGGCGAGGCGGCCGCCGCGAGCGTCGAGGGTCACCCGATCGATCGGACGACGAACGAGGCCGCGGCGGCCGTCGACGGGGCTGCGAGCGCGACGGTGAGCCGAGGGTACGCGCGATTCGACGGCGAGCCGGAGGGCTTTCTCACGGCGTTCCGGGAGGTGCTCTGATGCGCGCGACGATCCGGACCTCCGTACCCGATCCGGAGACCGTCGCGCGGGCGGTCCGACCGGACAACACCGACGAGATGACGACCCGCGTCGAGGAGGACGCGGTCGCGACGACGATCG
This region of Halalkalicoccus sp. CGA53 genomic DNA includes:
- a CDS encoding adenylate kinase family protein is translated as MRVAVTGTPGTGKTTAVSFVETDLEVVHANDVIREEGLYTEVDEGRGSLVADLDALSDWLDEREVEGSLVESHLSHHLDPGTVIVLRCRPDLLESRLRERGGSAGKASENAEAEALDLVLSEAVSGVGIENVYEIDTTESAPESVAREVERVLAGEREPSAGEVDYGAFV
- a CDS encoding CDP-alcohol phosphatidyltransferase family protein, producing MTLDQFRPHLERALDPFVGVADRIGLGPDDVSVIAFALACFAAIAFYLAGGNPTWYLVGALLVLGNGWLDVLDGALARRQGIASTAGDLLDHVLDRYADIVIVAGLAAGLGAYGLGLAAVTGVLMTSYLGTQAQAVGLDRVYGGLLGRADRLALVGAVTALATFFPGSLGPLTLVGWLLVLFAVVGHLTALQRFYYALLALR
- a CDS encoding multiprotein bridging factor aMBF1, translated to MVQCEMCGADTQSPTTVKIEGAELDVCSECTDFGTEVRQASSSSATSKYSTSSESGTASGSSSSSTGSGQAGGSTRRRRDMFDEMEELAADYDQRIREARESRSLSQEELAKQLNEKASLIRKLERGDMLPSDEVQRKLERSLEISLVEGGSSEETEWEGGSSTGSYTLGDVVTRKD
- the tpiA gene encoding triose-phosphate isomerase; translation: MFVLVNLKAYDCDPVAIAEAARDVAEETETRIAVAPQTAALSRVADTGVETWAQHVDSNSHGSHTGSALAEAAAEAGAIGTLLNHSENRLKLADVDGGIEAAERVGLETVVCANNPAQTAAAAALSPDAVAVEPPELIGTGTPVSTADPDVVTDSVEAAAAVDEGVDVLCGAGISTGDDVVAARDLGASGVLLASGVAKADDPSEALSDLVADL
- a CDS encoding GNAT family N-acetyltransferase, which gives rise to MTGDLFPERIETERLSLTRLSHEHVDLFAFYRICSADEGIEEVTRYMPWGPHSTVKETAEFVDGCQKRWDDGEGATYAIRPKEGEEGDGEIAGACGLTLDWDRRSADLGLWLRKRFWGRGYSGERAAAMIDLAFERLDLELVSVTHHVENGKSRSAIERYVEAHGGKREGTLRNWVPYGEEVADEVRYSISREEYERTD
- the dinB gene encoding DNA polymerase IV, coding for MAGDARLPGASTEERAVRIVIHADVDCFYAACERLREPALRGEPVVVGMGYESGETRGAVATASYEARAYGVESAQPITDALERLPRKVEAARDPDLDVSEAGFYRPVDMGYYKSVSEEIRAHLREAADVFREVSIDEAYLDVSTRTDWEGAEAFARDLTERIAADVGVTVSVGVAPNMSTAKVASDAEKPDGCVVVRPGEVEGFLAPIPIEELHGVGPVTARSLRDRGIETAGDLASADEADLASEFGERGRDLHRRARGEDDRAVTPRGRPKSLSRESAFETTEEYGFVAERVSELAAAVAERTRSEGAMYRTIGIKVVTPPFSVNTRERSLSGPVDDPSLVGQVAHDLLSEFEGERVRKVGVRVSNLEFSDDDQASLGAWGEESARSDGSSEDRSPPSTPGGQASLSDFE
- a CDS encoding HVO_2922 family protein, which produces MSEEILEFEGRQTRSEVAVFCRSLAEQLDGDGPVTLAVGDLTATVRPASELDVELELEREWHEEDEQGIEFELELEWTESTEEPTVPAERVTAMPPRELGEREGGDGSAEGEEGEDEPDEAGEPESKGRFELFVDRAGEWRWRMVHRNGNVIATGAEGYSRKAKARQGLESVRTNAPGAPVVEK
- a CDS encoding aldo/keto reductase translates to MEYVGVAGERVPSLGLGTAGLTDHACVRTVDRALSMGYRHVDAAQAAGNEREIGRALAASGVDREACFLTTKLHAGNHRYEDVRRSTRESIERLGVEYLDVLSIHRPSLTVPLSETLRAMAELREEGLVRHLGVCNFTRGALERALKLSPAPILTDRVQYHPYSVHEELLSFCRERDVLLTASCPLTDGRVSGDERLVAIGERYGKTPSQVALRWLLQQGMVVVTTAGEDQLAETLAVFDFRLDEREMAAVPAPSLARTSADWVRGRFWA